The genomic region ACTTTTCCATGtctgaaatttgggaattttggctttttttgtgtctgaaaattgggaatttggcctttttctcctcctaaTTCCAGGAATTGCCCATTTCTAACTGcgattttaaccccaaaaatttccctttttcccccatttttaaccggattttctccattttttctctgtttttcccctccagccccatgTGAAGGATGCTGAAGAAGAGCAGCCTCCTAATCCCAGGAATTGCCCATTTCTAACTGCAATTTTAACCCTaaatccctgtttttcccccatttttaaccggattttctccattttttctccGTTTTTCCTGTGTAGCCCCATGTGAAGGATGCTGAAGaagagcagcctggccctgctgacctAAAATTGGCAATTTTTACTTATTCTAACCCCAGGAATTGCcaatttttaaccccaaatttcccttttttccccatttttaaccggattttctctgtttttccccccagccccatgtgAAGGATGCTGAAGaagagcagcctggccctgctgacccaaaatggggaatttggaCTTTTTCTCCTCCTAATCCCAGGAATTGCCCATTTCTAACTGtgattttaaccccaaaaatttgtctttttcccccatttttaacccaaatttttCCGTTTTTTCTCTCCAGCCCCATGTGAAGGATGCTGAAGAAGAGCAGCCTCCTAATCCCAGGAATTGCCCATTTCTAACTGCGATTTTAACCCTaaaatccctgtttttcccccattttttaacccgattttctccattttttctccatttttcccctccagccccatgTGAAGGATGCTGAAGaagagcagcctggccctgctgacccaaaaattgggaattttgggggtttttttgtgcccAAATTtgcaaattttgggggttttttcctgcctaaatttgggaatttttgaggtttttttggtgcccaaatttgggaatttttggggtttttttggtgcccaattttggggaaattttggggttttttctgtgccCAAATTTTAGCAATGTTGAGACTTTTTCAtgcccaaatttggggatttcagGAGATTTTTTTGTGCCCAAAATTGAGGAATTTTGGAGTTTTCCATGCctgaaaattggaattttttgactttttttgtgCCCAAATTtgcaaattttgggggtttttttctgcccaaatttgggaaattttgaggtttttatgtgcccaaatttgggaattttcgCGTGCGTTTTGTTGCCCAAATTCTAGGAATTATGGACTTTTCCATACctgaaaattggatttttttcatgttctcaTGGCCCTAATTTAggaatttttgccttttcctcacCTGAAATTTCGGAATTttgactttcttttttccttctcatttagGAATTGTGACTCTTCCATGcctgaaaattgggaattttaactttttctccTCCTAACCCCAGGAATTGCcaatttttaaccccaaatttcccttttcccccatttttaaccggattttctccattttttctctgtttttcccctccagccccatgTGAAGGATGCTGAAGaagagcagcctggccctgctgacccaaaaattgggaattaaTTTAGTAATATTGGGAAATAATTTAGTAATTGTGACTTTTCCATGTCcgaaatttgggaattttggcttttttttgtgtctgaaaattgggaattttgacATTTTCTCCTCCTAATCCAGGACTTGTGACTTTTCCACGcctgaaatttgggaattgcCCATTTCTAACTGCgattttaaccccaaatttctctttctcccccatttttaaccccaaaattcattttttttctccgtTTTTCCCATGCAGCCCCATGTGAAGGATGCTGAAGaagagcagcctggccctgctgacctAAAATTGGCAATTTTTACTTATTCTAACCCCAGGAATTGCCTATTTCTAACTAtgattttaaccccaaaaatttgtctttttcccccatttttaacccaaatttttccgtttttcccctccagccccatgTGAAGGATGCTGAAGaagagcagcctggccctgctgacccaaaattgggaattttgacATTTTCTCCTCCTACTTCCATGACTTTTCTACTGAAACTTGGGAATTGCCCATTTCTAACTGcaattttaaccccaaaaatttgtctttttccccatttttaaccggattttctccatttttcctctccagccccaTGTGAAGGATGCTGaagagcagcctggctctgctgacccaaaaattgggaattttgggaaatttgattttttgttcTCTATTAGTAATTGTGACTTTTCCATGTCcgaaatttgggaattttggctttttttgtgtctgaaaattgggaattttgaattttctcctCCTACTTCCAGACTTGTGACTTTCACGCCCGAAACTGGGAATTGCCCATTTCTAACTGcgattttaaccccaaaaatttgtcctttttcccccatttttaacccaaaattcatttttttctcgtttttccccccagccccatgtgAAGGATGCTGAAGAAGAGCAGCCTCCTAACCCAGGAATTGCCCATTTCTAATGCGAATTTTAACCCAAAAATTgtcctttttccccatttttaaccggattttctccttttttctcccccccagCCCATTGAAGGATGCTGAAGaagagcagcctggccctgctgacctAAAATTGGCAATTTTTACTTATTCTAACCCCAGGAATTGCcaattttaaccccaaatttcccttttttccccatttttaaccggatttccattttttctcgtttttcccccccagccccatgtgAAGGATGCTGAAGAagagcagcctgccctgctgacCTAAAATGGGCAATTTTTACTTATTCTAACCCCAGGAATTGCCTATTTCTAACTAtgattttaaccccaaaaatttccctttttcccccatttttaaccGGATTTTCTCCgtttttccccccagccccatgtgAAGGATGCTGAAGaagagcagcctggccctgctgggtgcCGCGCTCTTCCTCGCCTGGAAcgggctcctgctcctcttcctctgggGCCGCCCCGGCTCCGctccgggcccgggcccggctccGCCCGCGCTGCCGGCGCAGCTGCTCCGTTTGGCGCAGGACGCCGAGGCCGAGCTGCGGCTGCAGcgggagctcctgctgcagatccAGCGCCTGGGCCGCCTGCAAAAACACcacaaaccacccccaaaaacacccccaaaaacaacactaaaaacaccaaaaccgccccaaaacgaggaggaggaggaggtggtgaTCCCGGTGCTGGTGCTGGCCTGCGACCGCAGCTCGGTGCGGCGCTGCCTGGATAAAATCCTGCGCTACCGCCCCAGCGAGCGGCGCTTCCCGGTGATCGTCTCGCAGGACTGCGGGCACGCCGAGACGGCGGCGGTGATCGCGTCCTACGGCGGCGCCGTGGAGCACATCCGGCAGCCCGACCTCAGCGACGTGGCCGTGCCGCCGGAGCACCGTAAATTCCAAGGCTATTATAAAATCTCCCGGCATTACCGCTGGGCGCTGGGCCAGGTGTTCCGCACCTTCCGCCACCGCGCCGCCATTGTGGTGGAGGACGACCTGGAGGTGGCGCCGGATTTTTTCGAGTATTTCCAGGCCGTGCTGCCGCTGCTGAGGGAGGATCGCAGCTTGTGGTGCGCCTCGGCCTGGAACGATAACGGCAAGGAGGGCTTGGTGGATCCCGGCCGGGCCGAGCTGCTCTACAGAACCGATTTTTTCCCCGGtttgggctggctgctgctggcagagctgtgggaggagctggagccaaAATGGCCGCCGGCTTTCTGGGACGATTGGATGCGGCAGCCGGAGCAGCGGCGCGGGCGGGCCTGCGTGAGGCCCGAGGTGTCGCGGACCATGACGTTCGGCCGCAAGGGCGTCAGCCACGGGCAGTTTTACGATCAATACCTGAAGTTCATCAAACTCAACGACCGCTTCGTGCCTTTCACCCGCCTGGACCTGTCTTACCTCAAAAAGGACGAGTACGAGCGCTCCTTCCTGCACGAGGTGTATTCGGCTCCTGAGGTgcggctggagcagctgcaggaggggccGGGCCGCCATTCGGGCCCGGTCCGGCTGCAGTACCGGGGCCGGGACTCCTTCAAGGCCCTGGCCAAGGCCTTGGGGCTCATGGACGACCTCAAATCGGGCGTGCCCCGGGCCGGGTACCGAGGGGTGGTGTCGGTGCTGAGCCGGGGCCGCCGAGTGTTCCTGGCCCCGCCCGCGGACTGGGCCGGCTACGACCCGAGCTGGAGCTGAGCGGGGCCGGGACGGGGGGAGCTCGAccctttttggggggaatttgcccattttggggtcaattcgtccctttttggggtgaatttgtcCCTTTTTGGGTCAAATTTGTCCcattttgggttgaatttgtcccagtttgggatGAATTTGTCCCATTCCGGGTTGGATCTGCCCCATTTTGGGTTGGATCTGCCCCATTTTGGGTCAGATCTGCCCCTTTTTGGGTTAAATTTGTCCCATTCTGGGTTGGATCTGCCCCGTTCTGGGGGGAGTTCGtccctttttggggtgaat from Zonotrichia leucophrys gambelii isolate GWCS_2022_RI unplaced genomic scaffold, RI_Zleu_2.0 Scaffold_64_270646, whole genome shotgun sequence harbors:
- the MGAT1 gene encoding alpha-1,3-mannosyl-glycoprotein 2-beta-N-acetylglucosaminyltransferase, with the translated sequence MLKKSSLALLGAALFLAWNGLLLLFLWGRPGSAPGPGPAPPALPAQLLRLAQDAEAELRLQRELLLQIQRLGRLQKHHKPPPKTPPKTTLKTPKPPQNEEEEEVVIPVLVLACDRSSVRRCLDKILRYRPSERRFPVIVSQDCGHAETAAVIASYGGAVEHIRQPDLSDVAVPPEHRKFQGYYKISRHYRWALGQVFRTFRHRAAIVVEDDLEVAPDFFEYFQAVLPLLREDRSLWCASAWNDNGKEGLVDPGRAELLYRTDFFPGLGWLLLAELWEELEPKWPPAFWDDWMRQPEQRRGRACVRPEVSRTMTFGRKGVSHGQFYDQYLKFIKLNDRFVPFTRLDLSYLKKDEYERSFLHEVYSAPEVRLEQLQEGPGRHSGPVRLQYRGRDSFKALAKALGLMDDLKSGVPRAGYRGVVSVLSRGRRVFLAPPADWAGYDPSWS